The following proteins come from a genomic window of Mariniflexile sp. TRM1-10:
- a CDS encoding T9SS type B sorting domain-containing protein: MKKTTLTNLLVLFFLACFSSMFGQNLVPFNPRYDEAIKGDMLLIGNSNMGVHRTNPYSGTNNNESSTNRDNMVYVDIDNDNNTFNSSSADLDVPNDVSCYKIVYAGLYWSSVVKGDTPMANIKFQTPESGGYIDITGTEVYYQNSSDNRNSNTYAYYRDVTNILTALSNPEGTYTVANISSTTSAMMNSGTGRNTEGLSAGWSLFVIYEDPLLPSKYITSFDGFTKIDNQAPNDEQTFPIDGFQTIPIGPVRAKYAFSALEGDRGWTEDYLEINGTKISATNASGTTIRPNNNFFNSTVSIIDPNTNSPMTFTDRNPTSSNTLGFDAGIINIPNAGNSLIANGDTSATIRLGTNTDIYYFYFSAFAIEIIAPNIVLTKIVEDVFGNDIGGQVVDLGDELYYTIGFQNTGNDDATDLTIRDILPTNVVFNYPADIGVLPTGVSVQSYNPTTRELIFSIDPSVVEENDPVSEIQFKVTVVATCSLLSDACSNNIDNQAYATYKGTINPDFTISDDPSFSSNTGCLLTPGATNFLADLNDCIFEEEVILCGASTELTAGSGYDAYSWTNDSGTVIGTTQSITVTAPGTYYVHNTAIAPCQSTDQVFNVVTFGVGVTNPVIPFADEVVTCPNDGKQLPNIFLCGANDSRFIQTNITDTSSIIWEKLDETSCTAVTEEDCANENPDCTWNQVGTGPNFMVDTHGQYRLTLNYTGGCFNQFYFNVYENLLVPTVTSRDIYCTTPGEITVGGVPSGYEFSIDGTNYQTSNVFSINTPNLYSVYIRQIGVTPNPCIFTVPDVQIRQRDFTVSTIITQPYCNGEKGSVVLAANDVRPQYFYSIYQGGTLINSVGPINASDYTFTNLNPGIYTATVSTEDGCTETVDIEIIDPPLLTATSALTTPLTCTDGEITVYPIGGTPPYYYFVNSTTEFQSTPQIAVTAPGVYDIIVMDSNNCPAETSITVDATPAPDFNVTKTDILCSDADDAGAIAVNVTNANGNSLMYSIDNGVTFFNSPVFTGLAAGNYDVVVQYAIGTDVCVTTPEPITITTATAINGTATLTTPYTCTTNGVITVSDVSGGTAPYTYSIDGVNFQTGLTFSGLVNGTYTVTIKDANDCTFATAPITIDPLNPPTDLSFSNTPLSCPSMTSDVTVTATGGVGTLEYQIIAPAASATAYQTSNVFSGLVPNTYTFRVRDANECVYTESFTIAPLVPITMNTVLTKDLDCTASPDAIITGTFSGGVAPFTYAVSINGTAYSFLGTTGSPFNYSTPNNGTYQFQVTDANGCTAESSVQTVNAISLPNIISVVQTQQILCNGDDSAAIQITIDNTVGTPPFVINVNNDTTGTNYGTQTSGLTAGTYTITLTDSKSCTDTETIVIGEPAPIDVLHHPVDISCDPIFGVSKGSVIIDAVTGGTAPYNYYVTGTNGYSASELNSSGTTSVTFDVVDFGLYQINVVDANGCSMLVQDVLVASPPNNLDISINTTADCLNGGEAEVSIGTALASAGPFFFSIYHGPTSVYPNPLGTWLPEDALGSKKATFTGLVPGVTYTFIVYDDATNCSYYQTATAPIPTNSTLTTTALTSNNITCVGSADGNVSFTINSVYGVSTTVNYEIWNSLSTTATGINGVGVVPAGGSLPITNLGSLPFGTYFVLIRETTGPNAGCSIATVPFNITESTIDLSISATVNKNANCNANSGVISAIAKDGTAPYVYQLTTSATPPLATDPSWASTNTFNRDAGNYYVHVKDAYGCIKTTSVLVLPSDPTPVISATLNNQCTAVEGSFVIDVALTTAGIAPYAYSIDGGAFQTKTAPFTISNLASGSHTVEIRDANGCGNLVTVDIIEPVNLSPTVTTLPTCNDDDGVLTITGSGGTGSYTYSISPSPASASISGNVISGLPSGSYTVTITDAITLCTEDVEVFLPSTTLPTITLSTPTAITCFGETNGTFEINVSGYTGSYTFEVFNSSGASINGVVSANTSTNPLLVTGIPAGNYTVVITETASPFCSATSNVVTINSPLNPLALVVSETSNVTCDDDKGTITAIATGGYGTYVYELTGSASVAYSPNGIFRDLSAGMYTVNVRDAGGCIVSDDVTLTIPTPINATVTATPTLLSCFGDKNATITVGNVTGGQGSNYTYTLNMVLPTVTSSGPQTTPIFSGLGAGTYNVTVTDGYNCEFTTTDVTISEPSQIVASLVKATSQTCEIQATLTLSATGGTGTYEYSDDAAFGSVIGSFTSEITFSVPEGAYRYYVRDANGCIAVVSNDIIIDPLPELVVNLDITNATINCAGDTTGVIIAEAEGGLGNYVYTLQDGSGTNIPGATQNSPGVFTELSIGTYQVRVDSGDCLTTSAQVTITEPTAALTASFVATDITCPGTNNGRLEITASGGTGTIKYAISPRLDQFFETPIFEDLSPGTYQAIAQDELGCYVVHDFVIEEPLPVVLTIVPNSIIPEACQGDMDGEFSIEISGGTAPYSVVLDDINGSYVQGDPAQTQFTFSNLGGGDHIVYVRDAQGCETEWNITFPESVLIEPEVTVEFGCTNNTSTNTVTVTVDETLVDPADLDYSLNNGPYQPGNVFVDVPAGTGHTVTVRHTNGCEKQTLPFDIQQYDPLALTIDMPSGGMLNEIVATATGGSGDYEFTLNGESYGSDNTFLIYESGTYTVTVTDSYGCFATASGYFEYVDVCIPNYFTPATEGWGPGCASQYGRLTVDIFDRYGRKVATLRVGDKWDGNYNGKELPTGDYWYVVRLNDPKDDRDFVGHFTLYR; this comes from the coding sequence ATGAAAAAAACTACTTTAACTAACCTACTTGTTTTATTTTTTTTAGCATGCTTTAGCAGTATGTTTGGTCAAAACCTTGTTCCGTTTAATCCAAGATATGATGAAGCCATTAAAGGAGATATGCTTTTAATTGGTAATAGTAACATGGGAGTTCATAGAACAAACCCTTATTCTGGAACCAATAATAATGAAAGTAGTACTAATAGAGACAATATGGTGTATGTTGACATTGATAATGATAACAATACCTTTAACTCTAGTAGTGCTGATTTAGATGTACCCAACGATGTTAGTTGTTATAAAATTGTTTATGCTGGATTGTACTGGAGTTCCGTAGTAAAAGGGGATACACCAATGGCAAATATTAAATTTCAAACTCCGGAAAGTGGGGGGTATATAGATATTACAGGAACAGAGGTTTATTATCAAAACTCTTCGGATAATAGAAACTCCAATACCTATGCTTACTATAGAGATGTAACAAATATATTAACAGCTTTAAGTAATCCTGAAGGAACGTATACAGTCGCTAATATATCATCCACAACATCTGCAATGATGAATAGTGGTACTGGACGTAATACAGAAGGTCTATCAGCTGGATGGTCACTTTTTGTAATTTATGAAGACCCATTGCTGCCAAGTAAATATATCACATCTTTTGATGGGTTTACAAAAATAGATAATCAAGCCCCTAACGATGAGCAAACCTTTCCTATAGATGGATTTCAAACGATACCAATAGGTCCCGTTCGAGCAAAATACGCATTTAGTGCTTTGGAAGGCGATAGAGGATGGACAGAAGATTATTTAGAAATTAATGGCACAAAAATTAGTGCTACAAATGCAAGCGGTACAACCATACGTCCGAATAATAACTTTTTTAATAGTACCGTATCTATTATAGACCCTAATACGAATTCTCCAATGACTTTCACTGACAGAAATCCTACTAGTTCAAATACGTTGGGTTTTGATGCAGGTATTATAAACATTCCCAATGCGGGAAATAGTTTAATAGCAAATGGTGATACCTCAGCCACTATTAGATTAGGTACAAATACAGATATTTATTATTTCTATTTTAGTGCGTTTGCTATTGAAATTATCGCACCAAATATTGTATTGACCAAAATTGTTGAAGATGTGTTTGGAAATGATATAGGTGGGCAAGTTGTAGATTTAGGCGATGAATTATACTATACCATCGGTTTTCAGAATACAGGAAACGATGATGCAACCGATTTAACCATTAGGGATATTCTTCCAACAAATGTTGTTTTTAATTATCCAGCAGATATTGGGGTTTTGCCAACAGGAGTTAGCGTTCAAAGTTATAACCCAACTACCAGAGAACTTATTTTTAGTATCGACCCATCGGTGGTGGAAGAAAACGACCCCGTTTCCGAAATTCAATTTAAGGTAACAGTTGTTGCAACCTGTAGTTTATTAAGCGATGCTTGTTCTAATAATATTGACAACCAAGCCTATGCAACGTATAAAGGAACAATAAATCCTGATTTTACTATTTCTGACGACCCCAGTTTTAGTAGTAATACAGGTTGTTTATTAACTCCGGGTGCTACTAATTTTTTAGCCGATTTAAACGATTGTATTTTTGAAGAGGAAGTCATACTTTGTGGAGCTAGTACGGAATTAACTGCCGGTAGCGGTTATGATGCTTATTCTTGGACAAATGATTCAGGTACTGTAATAGGAACAACCCAATCTATTACAGTTACAGCACCTGGCACCTACTATGTACATAATACAGCAATAGCGCCTTGTCAATCAACCGACCAAGTATTCAATGTGGTTACTTTTGGAGTAGGAGTTACAAATCCTGTTATTCCTTTTGCAGATGAAGTGGTCACTTGTCCGAACGATGGTAAACAATTGCCTAATATTTTCCTTTGTGGTGCTAATGATTCTAGATTTATTCAAACCAATATCACCGATACGTCATCCATTATTTGGGAAAAGTTAGATGAAACTAGTTGTACAGCAGTAACCGAAGAAGATTGTGCTAACGAAAACCCGGACTGTACTTGGAATCAAGTAGGGACTGGACCCAATTTTATGGTGGATACTCATGGGCAATATCGATTGACATTAAACTATACTGGTGGATGTTTTAATCAGTTTTATTTCAACGTATATGAAAACTTATTAGTTCCAACAGTTACTTCAAGAGATATTTATTGTACTACACCTGGTGAAATCACCGTTGGCGGTGTACCAAGTGGTTATGAGTTTAGTATTGATGGTACAAACTACCAAACAAGCAATGTGTTTTCAATTAACACTCCTAATCTTTATTCCGTTTATATAAGACAAATTGGCGTAACACCAAATCCGTGTATATTTACAGTACCCGATGTTCAAATAAGACAAAGGGATTTTACTGTTTCAACAATTATCACGCAACCCTATTGTAATGGAGAAAAAGGAAGCGTCGTATTGGCGGCTAACGATGTACGACCACAGTATTTCTATTCCATTTACCAAGGTGGCACATTAATAAATAGTGTAGGGCCTATAAACGCTAGTGATTACACATTTACTAATCTAAATCCTGGAATATATACTGCAACGGTATCTACAGAGGATGGTTGTACGGAAACTGTGGATATCGAAATTATTGATCCGCCATTGTTAACAGCCACTTCGGCACTTACAACCCCATTAACCTGTACCGATGGTGAAATTACAGTGTACCCAATAGGAGGGACGCCACCGTATTATTATTTTGTAAACAGTACAACGGAATTCCAATCTACACCACAAATTGCGGTAACAGCTCCAGGTGTATATGATATAATCGTTATGGATTCCAATAACTGTCCAGCAGAAACTTCAATAACGGTAGATGCCACTCCTGCACCAGATTTCAATGTTACAAAAACAGATATTTTATGTTCTGATGCAGATGATGCAGGTGCTATTGCTGTTAATGTCACCAATGCCAATGGAAACAGTTTAATGTACAGTATAGACAATGGCGTGACGTTCTTCAACTCGCCAGTATTTACAGGGTTGGCAGCAGGTAATTACGATGTCGTAGTTCAATATGCCATAGGAACAGATGTGTGTGTGACGACACCAGAACCCATAACTATTACAACGGCAACTGCCATTAACGGAACAGCAACATTAACAACACCTTATACTTGTACTACCAATGGTGTTATTACTGTTTCAGATGTTTCGGGAGGGACAGCTCCTTATACCTATAGTATCGATGGGGTAAATTTCCAAACAGGACTTACCTTTTCAGGTCTGGTAAATGGAACCTACACTGTAACCATAAAAGATGCTAATGATTGTACATTTGCAACAGCGCCAATAACCATCGATCCACTAAACCCTCCAACAGATTTAAGTTTTAGCAATACACCTTTAAGCTGTCCGTCAATGACTTCCGATGTAACGGTAACAGCAACAGGTGGTGTTGGTACTTTAGAATATCAAATTATTGCACCAGCAGCATCTGCAACGGCTTATCAAACTTCAAATGTGTTTTCAGGTTTAGTACCAAATACCTATACCTTTAGAGTAAGGGATGCTAATGAATGTGTTTACACGGAATCCTTCACCATTGCTCCCTTGGTTCCAATAACAATGAATACTGTTTTAACTAAAGACTTAGATTGTACGGCTTCACCTGATGCTATCATAACTGGTACATTTTCAGGAGGCGTTGCACCCTTTACTTATGCGGTTTCCATAAATGGAACTGCGTATAGTTTTTTAGGTACAACAGGGTCACCATTCAATTACTCAACTCCAAATAATGGCACATACCAATTCCAAGTAACGGATGCGAATGGTTGTACTGCTGAATCTAGTGTGCAAACCGTTAATGCTATTTCGCTTCCTAATATCATTTCTGTGGTTCAAACACAACAAATTTTGTGTAATGGCGATGATTCAGCTGCTATTCAAATTACAATAGACAATACAGTAGGGACACCACCTTTTGTTATTAATGTGAATAATGATACCACAGGGACTAATTATGGTACACAAACATCTGGTTTAACAGCAGGTACTTATACTATTACTCTAACCGATTCAAAATCCTGTACAGATACAGAAACTATTGTAATAGGAGAACCAGCACCAATTGATGTACTGCATCATCCCGTAGATATTAGCTGTGATCCCATTTTTGGGGTTTCAAAAGGATCCGTTATTATAGATGCTGTTACAGGTGGCACAGCCCCTTACAATTATTACGTAACAGGAACTAATGGATACTCAGCTTCAGAACTTAATTCATCTGGTACAACCTCTGTGACATTTGATGTGGTCGATTTTGGACTGTATCAAATAAACGTCGTTGATGCCAACGGGTGCTCTATGTTAGTTCAAGACGTTTTAGTGGCATCTCCTCCAAATAATTTAGATATTTCGATAAACACAACGGCAGACTGTCTCAACGGTGGAGAAGCAGAGGTAAGTATTGGTACAGCGTTAGCTAGTGCAGGCCCTTTCTTTTTCAGTATTTATCACGGCCCTACTTCTGTATATCCTAATCCACTAGGAACCTGGTTACCAGAAGATGCATTAGGCAGTAAAAAAGCAACGTTTACGGGGTTGGTTCCTGGGGTTACCTATACGTTTATTGTTTATGATGATGCGACTAATTGTAGTTATTACCAAACAGCAACAGCCCCCATTCCAACAAACTCAACATTAACAACCACCGCTTTAACTTCTAATAATATTACTTGTGTTGGAAGTGCCGATGGCAATGTGTCATTTACAATCAATAGTGTCTATGGCGTATCTACTACTGTAAATTATGAAATATGGAATTCCTTATCAACAACAGCAACGGGAATAAATGGGGTTGGTGTGGTACCTGCTGGTGGATCATTGCCCATAACTAATTTGGGATCATTGCCTTTTGGAACTTATTTTGTGTTGATAAGAGAAACTACAGGCCCTAACGCAGGATGTAGTATAGCAACAGTTCCTTTTAATATTACAGAATCGACAATTGATTTAAGTATCAGTGCTACGGTTAATAAAAACGCCAATTGTAATGCCAACTCAGGAGTTATAAGTGCCATTGCCAAAGATGGAACAGCACCCTATGTATATCAATTAACCACATCAGCTACACCGCCTTTAGCAACCGATCCATCATGGGCGTCTACTAATACATTCAACAGGGATGCGGGTAATTATTATGTACATGTTAAAGATGCGTATGGTTGTATAAAAACGACTTCGGTATTAGTATTGCCATCAGACCCAACTCCAGTGATTTCAGCCACATTAAACAATCAATGTACGGCGGTAGAAGGAAGTTTTGTTATAGATGTTGCATTAACAACAGCAGGTATTGCCCCTTATGCTTATAGTATTGATGGTGGTGCTTTTCAAACTAAAACAGCGCCATTTACCATATCAAATTTAGCTTCAGGAAGTCATACGGTAGAGATAAGGGATGCCAATGGTTGTGGTAATTTAGTAACTGTAGATATCATAGAACCGGTAAATTTATCACCAACTGTTACCACTTTACCAACATGTAACGATGATGATGGCGTATTGACCATAACAGGTTCTGGAGGTACAGGTTCTTACACATATAGTATAAGTCCAAGTCCAGCATCTGCCAGCATTAGTGGTAATGTTATTTCAGGATTGCCTTCGGGAAGTTACACCGTTACTATAACAGATGCCATTACTTTATGTACCGAAGATGTTGAGGTATTTTTACCATCAACAACACTTCCAACAATAACTTTAAGTACGCCAACGGCAATTACTTGTTTTGGCGAGACAAATGGTACTTTTGAAATTAATGTAAGTGGGTATACAGGTTCTTATACTTTTGAAGTTTTTAATAGTTCCGGAGCCTCTATAAATGGTGTTGTATCGGCTAATACATCAACCAATCCGTTATTAGTAACAGGCATTCCAGCAGGGAATTACACGGTTGTAATTACGGAAACAGCAAGTCCGTTTTGTTCGGCGACTTCAAATGTGGTTACAATTAACTCACCTTTAAATCCGTTAGCATTAGTAGTGTCTGAAACATCAAATGTTACTTGTGATGATGATAAAGGCACCATTACTGCCATAGCTACTGGAGGTTATGGTACATATGTATACGAATTGACAGGTTCGGCTTCCGTAGCTTACTCACCTAATGGAATTTTTAGAGATTTATCGGCAGGAATGTATACGGTTAACGTAAGAGATGCAGGAGGATGTATTGTATCAGATGATGTAACGTTAACCATTCCTACTCCAATAAATGCCACGGTAACGGCAACACCAACTTTATTGTCTTGCTTTGGAGATAAAAACGCAACAATAACCGTAGGCAATGTAACGGGCGGACAGGGCAGTAATTACACGTACACCCTTAATATGGTGCTGCCAACGGTAACATCGTCGGGTCCACAGACAACGCCGATATTTAGCGGACTGGGAGCGGGAACGTACAATGTTACAGTTACCGATGGCTATAATTGCGAGTTTACAACAACCGATGTGACCATATCAGAGCCATCACAAATTGTTGCCAGTTTAGTAAAGGCAACGTCCCAAACCTGTGAGATACAAGCAACGCTAACATTAAGTGCTACGGGAGGCACGGGAACTTATGAGTACAGCGATGATGCAGCGTTTGGTTCGGTCATCGGTTCGTTTACATCAGAAATAACATTCTCCGTACCGGAAGGTGCTTATAGATATTATGTAAGAGACGCCAATGGTTGTATAGCCGTGGTTTCAAACGATATCATTATAGATCCGCTACCGGAATTAGTTGTGAATTTAGATATTACCAATGCCACTATTAACTGTGCAGGAGATACCACAGGTGTTATCATAGCCGAAGCTGAAGGTGGTTTAGGTAATTATGTGTACACCTTGCAAGACGGTTCTGGAACTAATATACCGGGGGCAACCCAAAACAGCCCCGGAGTATTTACGGAGCTATCAATAGGCACCTACCAAGTACGTGTGGACAGTGGAGATTGTTTGACCACAAGCGCCCAAGTAACAATTACGGAACCGACAGCAGCATTAACGGCCAGTTTTGTTGCGACCGACATCACATGTCCTGGTACTAACAACGGCCGTTTGGAAATTACGGCATCGGGCGGGACCGGTACCATAAAATATGCCATTTCTCCACGATTGGACCAATTCTTTGAAACACCAATATTTGAAGACCTGTCCCCGGGAACCTATCAGGCCATTGCACAGGACGAGCTGGGATGTTATGTGGTTCATGATTTTGTTATAGAAGAACCATTGCCAGTGGTACTTACCATTGTGCCCAACTCCATCATTCCCGAGGCTTGCCAGGGCGATATGGACGGCGAGTTCAGTATTGAAATTTCTGGAGGGACTGCACCTTACAGTGTTGTTTTGGATGATATTAACGGAAGCTATGTTCAGGGCGACCCAGCACAGACACAATTCACGTTCTCTAATTTAGGAGGAGGCGACCATATCGTGTATGTGCGCGATGCCCAGGGCTGCGAGACCGAATGGAACATCACCTTCCCGGAATCGGTACTTATTGAACCCGAGGTTACCGTAGAGTTTGGCTGTACTAATAACACATCAACAAATACGGTTACCGTTACCGTTGACGAAACATTGGTAGACCCGGCCGATCTGGATTACTCATTGAACAACGGCCCTTACCAACCTGGTAATGTGTTCGTTGATGTACCCGCAGGAACGGGCCATACCGTTACGGTCAGGCATACCAATGGCTGTGAAAAACAAACACTGCCATTTGATATCCAGCAGTACGATCCGCTGGCGCTGACAATAGACATGCCCTCGGGAGGAATGTTGAACGAGATCGTGGCCACAGCTACGGGCGGTTCCGGTGATTATGAGTTCACTCTTAATGGCGAATCTTATGGAAGCGACAATACGTTCCTGATTTACGAATCGGGCACCTATACGGTCACGGTGACCGACAGTTACGGCTGTTTTGCAACGGCTTCCGGATACTTTGAGTACGTGGACGTGTGCATCCCGAACTATTTTACGCCGGCCACCGAGGGCTGGGGCCCTGGGTGCGCTTCCCAGTACGGCCGTTTAACGGTGGATATCTTTGACAGGTACGGCCGTAAGGTAGCGACCCTCCGGGTAGGCGATAAGTGGGACGGGAACTATAACGGCAAAGAGCTTCCGACCGGGGATTACTGGTACGTGGTGAGGCTGAACGACCCCAAGGACGACCGTGACTTTGTGGGGCACTTTACACTCTATAGATAA
- a CDS encoding PorP/SprF family type IX secretion system membrane protein, with the protein MRKLIIYLLLAVLGKSHGQELNLPVFTQYLADNNFVVSPTYAGIGDNLKLRANGLTQWVGIKDAPDNQSFYADFRIADRSGVGLSFYNDKNGNTLQKGAKFSFAHHLILDYYSKQYLSLGISYNINNFRIDTSQFTDGTDQPPVSNPVITDDRSTTNNNFDVGVLYRNKGFFASFNANNILEKKIDEDIRVSEPNLLLNYQIYSGYTFRGPKKSGLEFEPSVYYQMFSSDKRSSTDINFKFRKYNRKEDYYWAGISYRYLNDQFLKPLNIGPMVGFKKDIFYFGYAYQVTMNDLSGYNSGTHVITIGLEFLQGISNCPCTQSPVH; encoded by the coding sequence ATGCGAAAATTAATTATATACCTACTGTTAGCGGTCCTGGGCAAAAGCCATGGTCAGGAGCTCAACCTGCCCGTCTTTACGCAATACCTGGCGGACAACAATTTTGTGGTCTCACCGACCTATGCGGGCATAGGTGACAACCTCAAGCTGAGGGCCAACGGTCTGACGCAGTGGGTCGGCATCAAGGACGCCCCGGACAACCAATCGTTCTATGCGGACTTCAGGATCGCTGACCGCAGCGGGGTTGGGCTGTCGTTCTACAACGACAAGAACGGGAACACCCTGCAGAAAGGGGCCAAGTTCTCTTTTGCGCACCACCTTATCCTGGACTACTATTCCAAGCAGTACCTATCGCTTGGGATCTCCTATAACATAAACAACTTTAGGATCGATACCAGTCAGTTCACGGACGGCACCGACCAGCCACCGGTCTCAAATCCGGTGATAACGGACGATAGGTCCACGACCAACAACAATTTCGATGTGGGCGTACTGTACAGGAACAAAGGGTTCTTTGCCAGTTTCAACGCCAACAACATCCTGGAAAAGAAGATCGACGAGGACATTCGGGTCTCCGAGCCCAACCTGCTGCTGAACTACCAGATCTATTCCGGTTATACCTTTAGGGGCCCGAAGAAGAGCGGCCTGGAGTTTGAGCCATCGGTGTATTACCAGATGTTCAGCAGTGACAAGCGGAGCAGTACCGACATTAACTTCAAGTTCAGGAAATACAACAGGAAGGAGGACTATTATTGGGCGGGGATCTCGTACCGCTATCTGAACGACCAGTTCCTGAAGCCCCTGAACATCGGCCCGATGGTAGGCTTCAAAAAGGACATATTCTATTTTGGGTATGCCTACCAGGTGACCATGAACGACCTGTCGGGCTATAATTCCGGTACGCACGTCATTACCATAGGGCTGGAGTTTCTGCAGGGCATCAGCAATTGCCCCTGTACGCAGAGCCCCGTGCATTAA